The genomic interval GCGCTTCGTTCGGTCCAGCCGTTCTACGAGTTCATCGGGTGTGAACGCCTCAGTACTGATCCGTCCCGTGGCTTGCTCGATTGATTCCCTGACGCCATCTTTTGTTGCATAGGACGTGCCGTCAGTCTCGTCCATCTCGGGAAGTGCTTCATAGAGCCATGGACGGAGCGCAGCCTTGTCTTGTGCTGCTTCCTCTATCGACATTCCATCGTGTTCTACAGAGCGTACGGCTTCCCAGAGCCCATGCTCGATCTCTAGTGTCCACGCCCACTCGAGTAACCAGAGTGGGTCAGTCGGGTAGTTGAGCTGATTCCCCAACTCCTCGTAGATCAGGAGCGAGAGCGTTGAGTCACGAACCTTGTCCCGGTCGAGAAGGTTCATGAACAGGGGGACCAGGTGGTCGATGTGGGACGAATTGAGCCGGTCTCTGAATTCCTTGAACCCAGAGAATTGGCTCGACAGCTTTGGAGCGACCGTTTCGAGCCCCTCGATCTCGCCGGTCGCGATTCCGATCAGCTTCAGAAGGTGCGTTTTCCCGGATCCGAAGGTGGCATGGACATACCGGAAGCGTGGCTGTGATCCTGTACTGTTGACGACTTCTCCAAGTTCTGTGAGTACCTTTCGAGCGCTATCAGTCTCGTAGAACTCGTCGATGTCGCGTTCGGCTTGGCCGATTTCGTTGACTTTCTGTACTTCTTCGAGTTCTCGCGTCGGCGAACGAGCAAACAGTGATTCAAGTGTCGTATCAGTCATCGAGATACACCTCGGTGATTTTCTCGTCAATTCGGTGGGCCGGGTAGTAGTGGCGTGCGTCCTCGTTGAAGAAGCTCAATTTCCCGCCTCTAATCGAACCCGGGAACGGGATTCCGATTGTAGTATTCACGTTTCGGCGGTCCATCTCATCGAGCAGCTCTGAGGCGCGGGTGAACGGATAGAGGCTTCCGAGGTTCACCAGCAGAAGGATATGCTGCTGCGCGTTCTCGCCTTTGAGTTGTCCTTCGACGAGTTTCCCGATGAGTTCGTCAGCTAGACTCGTTTCGAGTGTCTCCGTTACTGC from Halobellus litoreus carries:
- a CDS encoding BREX protein BrxB domain-containing protein, whose translation is MTSTRNPLKRFTEELVDFASGERRGIRNPFVMVPVEPSVEHRVTERLVQWADPETPDTLTNWAGIENQAGNELTVECVRLDHLMPETRVFETTLDLGPLERTTTNAVTETLETSLADELIGKLVEGQLKGENAQQHILLLVNLGSLYPFTRASELLDEMDRRNVNTTIGIPFPGSIRGGKLSFFNEDARHYYPAHRIDEKITEVYLDD